The genomic DNA CCATGCCGCAGATGAGTGGCGCGCAACTGGCCCACGCCGTGCGTCTGCTCAAGCCCGATCTGCCGATCATCCTCGCCACCGGTTACGCCGACCGTCTGGAAGGCTTTGCGGCGCAATTGCCGCGTCTACCCAAACCGTTTACTCAGCTCAATCTGGTGGAAATCATCGCCCAGTCGATGAAAGGCCCAAGGGGGACATCCGGCTGAACTTGTCGGTCGCGGGGTCCTTCTAAACGGTTTCCCTGCCTCGGAGCGTACGCCTCGTGCCTCGCATATTGACCCAGCCAATGGCTGACGAAACCCTCACCGAACACGACGCCAAGATGTTCGGCTCGCCCAAGGAGCGGCTGGATTTCTATCGTCGGGAGATCCAGTACGAAACCAGCATTCTGGCCAATCGCACCGACGCCTATCTGGCGGCGCAGTCTTTTCTGGTGATTGCCTTTGCATCGTGCATGTCCAACCTCAACCCGGAGTGGGGCAAGTTGTTCACGTTGGTGGTGCCGCCGTTCCTGGCGTTACTGGGACTGCTCAGTTCGCTCAATGCCTGGCCAGGGATTCGCGCCGCGTATGACATCATCGATCACTGGCATTTCAAGCAGAGTCATTTGCTGCACAGCGAGCCGCTGATGGGCCTGGCCTATGACGAGTCGCCGCTGTTCAGCGAGACGGAGTCGAGCCACAAGGGGTATCGCAAGTCGCTGCTGTTTTCGGTGCGCACGCCGTGGATCTTTGCGACGTTCTGGGTGATGTTGGGGAGTTATGCGGTGTTTATTCAGGTGACGAATCCGGGCGGCTGAACGCTGGCCCTTCTGGCAAGAACCCCCCTGTAGGCGCTGCCGAAGGCTGCGATCTTTTGACGTTGATCGTTCCCACGCTCTGCGTGGGAATGCATCCGCGGACGCTCTGCGTCCCAAACCAGAGTCAAAAGATCGCAGCCTGCGGCAGCGCCTACAGTGGGGTAAAAATCTGTCCCCTTAAGCGTTAGCTCGGCAACTCCAGATAATTCAGCACCCGGTTCACCGCCAGTTCCCCCAGCATGATCAGTTGCGCAATCCCCAACACCGTCCGGCGCTGCGGTGCGGGCAGCAGGCGGGCGAAGTCGTGGGCGATGGTCTTGGCCGATGCGAGTGTTTCGAAGGCATCGAGCAGCAATTCCTCGTTTTTGGTGTCCGCGGTCGCGGCATACATCCCGCGGGTTTTACGCGGCGGCGTGGAGCCGGGCGGGCAGAGGTAATGGTCGAGGGCGCGGTCGGCGGCTTCGTGGAGCTTTTTTGAATCGAGGGATTCGTAGGGGGAGGCGGGGTCGATTTCGGGTGGGTTGGGTGTTGGTTTTATCATGGTGCAACTCCTTGAGAAATGGAGTCGTCAGCCATCGCTGCTAAACGAAGAGGGTGGCGGCTGTACGCGGGTTAGCAGACCAGGCTCAAGGATCCCGGCGCACCGAAGTGCCCCACGTAAAGCCGCCATATCGTAGAGGCGGGATAACGTGCCTTGAAATTTGCCGGGCTGCTAAACCCGATCACTGAACAGTCAGCGACCGACCCACAATAGAACCCGCCCCCAAGGCGCACAAGCCGGCGGATTCTGGCGTAGCTGTAGGCAAAGGCGCAAGGTTTTGTAGCCTGCGAGAGTGTCTGGATTTGTCTGTTAAACATCGCTGTTTAAAGGCGCAGATAACGGTTAATGCCATGAGGTCATACGCCCGGCAATACTGATAGCCCATCACTCGGTTGTTTCAAGCTGGCGCCGCAACCCCTGCGAATTTTGCACCGACATCGGAATCGGCGGGAAATCCTCGTTCAACACACACAAATGCTCGATCGCATCGGCAAACTTCACATCGGCTTTGCGGCGTAACGCCCGGTAGTGCTCAAACAGTTCGAGGTCCAGTTGCCCGGTTTCGAGTAATTCGTGGGCCGCACGATTCAGCGCCTGCGCCTCTTCGAACAATTGACGATTGCGTTCCAGGGCCAAAGCCCTGCAAGCCTTGATTTGCGCAGGAGTCGAGCATTCTTTCATGACCGTAACCTTAAGTTTTCAAGGATTCCTTTTCATAGGCTTGTCGCCGCAGGGGAACCGAACCTGCCGGACCCCGTCGGACAGGGCCGGCGGGGGGGTTATGGTTGTGACCGTCGACGATTGCGCAGCGATCCATTTTTTTTCGGAAGAATTTCTAGCGCTGTTGATTCTTGCGTTTTTCATAACGGGCAAGAATCGGTTGGGTGCTGATGCCGTGCAGCAAAATGCTCAGTGCCACCACGGACAGCGTGATGTCGGTACACAGCGTCGCCACCGAATCACTCAGGCCATGGTTCAAGGCATAAAACAAATAGAAAAGACTGCCGATCCCGCGAATGCCGAACCAGCCGATCAACAACCGTTGGCGCCCCTCAAGCAAAGATCCCCACGGCATCAGCGTTACGCAAACCGGGCGAATCACGCAGAACAACACGCCACCGACCAACAACGCGCGCCAGTCCCAGTGCGTCACCAGCAGCACGCCGAGCAGCGTCACCAGAAACACTTCCATGGCCCGTTCGACGAGACCACCAAAGGACAGCATGTCGCCCATCATGATCCCGGCGGCGACCTGACTGTCCTGCAGTCGTTCGGTATCGCCATGCACCGCGTGTTGCGGTTCGACGTTCTGATGACCCACCACCGGTTGCACCAGATGTTCAGCGGGCGGCTCGCTGGCACCGGTGGAACTCACTTCCACTTGACGCAGGCCAAGTCCGGCAGCGAAGACCGACAGGAACCCATAACCACCGATGGATTCAGCCACCACATAGGCCAGGGCGATCAGCGCCAAGGCCAGATAGTCGTTGGGGCTCAGGGTGCTGTCGTCGTTGCGCAGGCGCATGGACAGCGTCAAACGTCCGATGCCGCGGCCCATCCAGTAACCGCTCAGCAGCCCGGCGGGCACGGCCCACAACAGGGCGTGCATAACCCAGCTCAGCCACAGGCCGGGATGCCCGGAGCCGTCGAGCATCAACATGCCAAGCAGCACAAAGGGGAAGGCGATCCCGTCATTGAGGCCTGCCTCGCCGGACAGGCCAAAGCGCACACTGTCGACATCCCGCGCATCGTTGACCTGCACCAGCGCCGCGAGCACCGGGTCAGTGGGCGCCAGAATGGCGCCGATCAACAGCGACGGTCCCCACGGCAGTTGCAAGCCCCAGTGCAGCAACGCGCATACGCCGACGATGGTCAGCACCATCACCGGCCCAGCGAGGCCGAACGCGATTCGCCAGCGTTTATCGCGCAGGGGCAAACGCAATTTCAGGCCACAGACGAACAACGAAAACAGCACCGCCACTTCCGTCAGGTGCTCCATCCACACCGAGGCGCTATCAACAGACAGTTTCAGCAGATCGAGGCCGCCGGGACCGATGCCGATCCCCAGCAACAGGCACACGGCCGAGGTGGTGACCGGCATCCAGCGCAGGTACGACGAGGTCAGTGCCAGGGTCAGCAGCACCGCGCCAAGCACCGCAACCCAGACGACAAAGGTCATGACTCACCGCCGGCTGATGCTTCAGGTATGGGAAGCCGCCCGGTCGGCGGCTTCAGTTTTTTATCGCAAACGGTCACAGCATCGGTTTGCCGCCGGTCACGCCGTAGCGCTGGCCGGTGATGTAACTGGCTTCGTCCGAGGCCAGCAGCACGTAGATCGGCGCGACTTCCACCGGCTGTCCGGGGCGACCCAGCGGGGTTTCGGCGCCGAAGTTCTGCACCTCGTCATCGGGCATGGTCGAGACGATCAGCGGCGTCCAGATCGGCCCCGGCGCCACGCAGTTCACCCGAATCTCCTTGGGCCCGAGCATCTGCGCCAGGCCACCGGTGAAGTTGGCAATCGCGCCTTTGGTGGTGGCGTAGGCGAGCAGGGTGGGTTTGGGCATGTCCGAGTTGATCGAACTGGTATTAATGATCGATGCACCTGGGCGCATGTGTTTGATGGCTGCCTGACACAGCCGGAATATGGCGGTGATGTTGACGTCGAAGGTCATCACCCATTCGTCATCGGGGATGTCTTCGAAGTTTTCGTGGGTCATCTGGAACGCGGCGTTGTTGACCAGCACGTCGATGCGCCCGAAACGTTCGACGGTTTGATCGACCAAGGCCTGGCACTGGGCTTTTTGCGCGATATCGCCTGGCAGCAACAGGCATTGGCGACCGGCCTGTTCGACCCAGCGCGCGGTTTCCTTGGCGTCTTCGTGTTCGTTGAGATAAGCGACGGCGACGTCAGCGCCTTCACGGGCAAAGGCGATCGCCACGGCGCGACCGATGCCACTGTCACCGCCGGTGATCAGGGCGATTTTGCCGGCCAGCCGCCCGGAACCGACGTAGCTTTGTTCGCCACAGTCAGGGTACGGCTCCATTTTGCGTTGCGAACCGGGAACGGCTTGCGCCTGCGCGGGGAAGGGTGGTTTCGGGTAAGCGGTCATCGCGGGTCTCCGAGTCTCATGGCGGGTATGGGCGGTTGACCCGGTGTGTTTGCCGTGAGTTCGATCGGATTTGCGATGGATGTTTTGTCATGAACACTACAAGCCAATGTGGGAGCGAGCCTGCTCGCGAAGGCGGTGTGTCATTCAACATTTGTGTTGGTTGACAGGACGCTTTCGCGAGCAGGCTCGCTCCCACAAGGGCGTTGCTATTGACTCGGCACTAGCGATTGGCCAGAGCCCGCTCCATCCGCGCAATACCTTCTTCAAGCAATGCACGCGGGCAGCCGAAGTTCAGGCGCACGAATTGCTGGTGCTGATCGCCGAAGTCCAGCCCGGCACTCAGGCCGACCTTGGCCTGCTCAAGAAAGAACTGCTGCGGATTGGCCAGGTCCAGCGCCGAACAATCGAGCCACGCCAGGTAAGTCCCCTGCGGCACATTGAGGGTCACGCCCGGCAAACGGCTGCGTACGGCTTCAACCAGATAATCACGATTGGCCTGCAAATAGGTTTTCAACTCGGCCAGCCACGGCGCGCCTTCGCGGTAAGCCACGCGGGTGGCTTCCATGCCCAGCGGGTTGACGCTGTCGACCATGCCGCAACGGGCGTGATTGACGCGCTCACGCAGGGCGGCGTCCTGGATGATCATGAACGAGGTCTTGAGACCGGCGATGTTGTACGCCTTGCTGGCCGACATCAGGGTGATGGTGCGTTGGGCGATTTCCGGGCTCAGGGAGGCGGTCGGAATGTGTACGCGGCCGTCGAAGCACAGTTCGGCGTGGATTTCGTCAGAGATGATCCACGCGTCCTGCGCCACACAGATGTCGGCCACGGCTTGCAGTTCTTCGCGGTCGAACACTTTGCCGAGCGGGTTGTGCGGGTTGCTCAGCAGCAGCGCGCCGCCACCTTTCAGCGATTCACCCAGGGTGTCCAGCGGCGTGGCGTAGGTGCCATCAGGCTGCGCGACAAATTCCAGTTCAACCTTGTTCAAGCCCCAATGGCCAGGCGCATGGCGCAGCGGCGGGTAATTCGGCACTTGCACCACGACGTTCTGCTGCGGTTGCACCAACGCTTTCAGCGCCATGTTGAAACCGGATTCAACACCCGGCAGAAAGATCAGCTCTTGCGGCTCGACCTTCCAGGCAAACTTGTTCCAGAGGTCGGCAACAATGGCCTCGCGCAGATTGTCCTGAGGCACGCTGTAGCCCACCAACGGGTGCAGCAAGCGCTGTTGCAAAGCCTCGATCACCACCGGTGGCGCAGCGAAATCCATATCAGCGACCCACATCGGCAGCACGTCGGCCGAATAGCGGCTCCACTTGGTGCTGCCGGTGTGGTGGCGGTCGAATACCTGATCAAAATCGAAAGTCATGCGCGGTCTCGTGAAGGCGGGTTGTTCAGGGGCGCCATGATAAACCCATGACCCTGCAGGAACACCCAAAACCTTGTGGGAGGGGGCTTGCTCCCGAATGCGCTGGGTCAGTCACATTGTTGTTTCTGACCCAGCGCATTCGGGAGCAAGCCCCCTCCCACAGGTTCCACAGCGCTTGACCGATTGTCGCCGACGGTCGGTTTTCACACAGATCGTATGGTCTTTGTCTACAGTGAAAAAGTCGGCACACGTTTGCCGCAACCGTGATTGTCCAGAAAAAGCCCGGCTCAAGTACCGGGTTCCACCTGATCAGGAGTGCACGATGGATCTCAGCCGTCGTCAATTCTTCAAGGTCGCCGGTATCGGCCTTGCAGGCTCTAGCCTGGGCGCGTTGGGCATGGCCCCGACGCAGGCCTTCGCCGAGCAGGTGCGTCACTTCAAGCTTGCCCACACCCATGAAACCCGCAACACCTGCCCGTATTGCTCGGTCGGTTGCGGCTTGATCATGTACAGCCAGGGCGATACCTCGAAGAACGTCGCGCAAAACATCATCCACATCGAGGGCGACGCCGACCATCCGGTCAACCGCGGCACCTTGTGTCCAAAAGGCGCGGGCCTGCTGGACTTCATTCACAGCCCGGGCCGCTTGCTGTATCCGCAAACGCGCAAGCCCGGCAGCAGCGAATGGACGCGGATCAGTTGGGACGAGGCGCTGGATCGCGTCGCCGACCTGATGAAGGCCGACCGCGACGCCAACTTCATCGAGAAGAATGCCAATGGGCAAACGGTGAACCGCTGGGTGTCCAGCGGGTTCCTCGCAGCCTCGGCGGCGTCCAATGAAGCCGGCTACATCACCCAGAAGGTGATTCGCAGCCTCGGCATGCTGGGGTTCGATAACCAGGCGCGTGTCTGACACGGCCCGACGGTGGCAAGTCTTGCCCCGACGTACGGCCGTGGTGCCATGACCAACACCTGGACCGATATCGCCAACGCGAATCTGATCCTGGTGATGGGTGGCAACGCCGCAGAAGCGCATCCGTGCGGCTTCAAATGGGTGACCGAAGCCAAGGCACACAACGCTGCGCGGCTGATTGTGGTCGATCCGCGTTTTACCCGGACCGCTTCGGTGGCCGACTACTACGCGCCGATCCGCACCGGCACCGACATCGCCTTCATGGGCGGGTTGATCAATTACCTGCTGACCGAAGACAAGATCCAGCACGAGTACGTGCGCAACTACACCGATGTCTCGTTCATCGTCAAAGCCGGCTATGGCTTCGAAGACGGAATATTCAGCGGCTACGACGCAGCCAAACGCAGCTACACCGACAAGTCCGGCTGGGGCTACGAGCTGGGTGAGGACGGCTTCGTCAAAGTCGACCCGACCCTGCAAGACCCGCGCTGCGTCTATCAACTGATGAAGCAGCATTACAGCCGCTACAACATCGAACTGGCGAGCCAGATCTGCGGCATGCCGGTCGACGCCATGCAGAAAATCTGGGACGAAATCGCCACTTGCTCGACACCGGGCAAGACCATGACGATTCTCTACGCCCTCGGCTGGACGCAGCACTCGATCGGCGCGCAGATCATCCGCAGTGCGGCGATGGTGCAACTGCTGCTGGGCAACGTCGGCATGCCGGGCGGGGGCGTGAATGCCTTGCGTGGGCACTCCAATATTCAGGGGCTGACCGACCTGGGCCTGCTGTCCAACGCGCTGCCGGGTTACTTGACCCTCGGCAGTGACACCGAGCAGGACTACAGCGCCTTCATCAATAAACGCACGCAAGTGCCACTGCGCCCGGGCCAACTGTCGTACTGGCAGAACTACAGCAAGTTCCACGTCAGCCTGATGAAATCCTGGTACGGCGCCAACGCCACGCTGGAGAACAACTGGAATTACGACTACCTGCCAAAACTGGACATCCCCAACTACGACGTCCTGAAAATGTTCGACCTGATGAGCCAGGGCAAGGTCAACGGCTACATCTGCCAAGGCTTCAACCCGATAGCGGCGTTGCCGGACAAGAACCGGGTGATGGGCGCGCTGGCCAAGCTGAAATGGTTGGTGGTGATGGACCCGCTGGCCACCGAGACCTCGGAGTTCTGGCACAACGTCGGGCCGTACAACGACGTGAAAAGCGAAGAGATCCAGACCGAAGTCATTCGCCTGCCGACCACCTGTTTTGCCGAGGAGGACGGCTCGCTGGTCAACAGCAGCCGCTGGCTGCAATGGCACTGGAAAGGCGCCGATGGCCCGGGCGAAGCGCAAACCGACATTCGCATCATGAGCGAACTGTTCCTGCGCCTGCGCAAGCGTTATCAGGCCGAGGGCGGCAAGTTCCCCGATCCGCTGTTGAAACTGTCGTGGCCGTACAAGATCCCGGACGAGCCTTCGCCAGAAGAGTTGGCCAAGGAACTCAATGGCAGCGCCGTCTCCGATTTCACCGATGCCACCGGCGCAACAATCAAGGGTGGCACGCAACTGGCCGGGTTCGGTCAGCTCAAGGATGACGGCAGCACCGCGTCCGGCTGCTGGATCTTCGCCGGCAGCTGGACTGAGGCCGGTAATCAGATGGCCCGGCGCGACAATTCCGATCCGTACGGCATGCATCAGCATCAAGGCTGGGCGTGGGCCTGGCCGGCCAACCGGCGGATTCTCTACAACCGCGCTTCGGCGGATGTCGCAGGCAAACCGTGGGACCCGAAAAAACGGCTGGTGTGGTGGAACGGCAAGGCCTGGGGCGGCACCGATGTGCCGGACTACAAGGCCGATGTGCCGCCGGAATCCGGTATGAACCCGTTCATCATGAACCCCGAAGGCGTGGCGCGGTTTTTCGCCGTCGACAAGATGAACGAGGGGCCATTCCCCGAGCACTACGAGCCGTTCGAAACGCCAATCGGCATCAACCCGCTGCACCCGCAAAACAAGAAAGCCACCAGCAACCCGGCGGCGCGGATCTTCGATTCGGTCTGGGAAAGCCTCGGCGAAGCCAAGGACTTCCCGTACGCCGGCACCAGTTACCGGCTGACCGAGCATTTCCACTTCTGGAGCAAGCACTGCAAGTTGAACGCGATTGCCCAGCCAGAACAGTTTGTCGAGATCGGCGAAGTGCTGGCGAAAGAGAAGGGCATCGTGGCCGGCGACAAGGTGCGCGTGAGCTGTAAACGCGGCTTTATTGAAGCAGTGGCAGTGGTGACGAAAAGGATCCGGCCGTTGCAGGTCAACGGCCAGGTCGTGCATCAGATCGGCATCCCGCTGCACTGGGGGTTCACCGGCCTGACGCGTCACGGTTACCTGACCAATACCCTGGTGCCGTTCCTCGGCGATGGCAATACACAGACCCCGGAATCCAAGTCATTCCTGGTCAACGTGGAGAAACTGTAAATGGCCAGCCAAGACATTATTGCCCGCTCGGCCACCACCACAGTGCCGCCGTCGGTGAGGAATCAGGAAGCGGTGGCCAAGCTGATCGACACCACCAAATGCATCGGCTGCAAGGCCTGCCAGGTTGCCTGCTCGGAATGGAACGAGCTGCGCGACGAGGTCGGCCACAACCACGGCACCTACGACAATCCGCAGGACTTGAGCGCCGAAACCTGGACGCTGATGCGCTTCACCGAGCACGAAACCGACGCCGGCAACCTCGAATGGCTGATCCGCAAGGACGGCTGCATGCACTGCGCCGAGCCCGGATGTCTGGCGGCATGCCCGAGCCCCGGCGCGATCATCAAACACGCCAACGGCATCGTCGACTTCGATCAGGATCACTGCATCGGTTGCGGTTATTGCATCACCGGTTGCCCGTTCAACATTCCGCGCATCTCGCAGAAAGACCACAAGGCCTACAAATGCACCTTGTGTTCGGATCGCGTCGCGGTGGGGCTGGAGCCGGCTTGCGTAAAAACCTGCCCGACCGGCGCCATCGTTTTCGGCACCAAGGAAGACATGAAGGAACACGCCGCCGAACGCATCGTCGATCTGAAAAGCCGTGGCTTTGAAAACGCCGGTTTGTACGACCCCGCAGGCGTCGGCGGCACGCATGTGATGTACGTGCTGCACCACGCCGATACACCGAACATCTACGCCAATCTGCCGCAAGATCCGGCGATCAGCCCGTTGGTGGGCCTGTGGAAAGGCATTAGCAAACCGCTGGGTCTGCTGGCCATGGGCGCGGCGGTGCTGGCCGGGTTTTTCCACTATGTGCGCATCGGGCCGAACCGGGTTGAGGAGGATGAACATCCGACAGCGCCCGACACCTCGGTGCATGTCGTCGACCCGGCGGTGCACACCTTCGACCCACGCGGGGAGGACCGGCCATGAGCAACAAGACGATCCTGCGTTACACCGCCAACCAGCGCACCAATCACTGGCTGGTGGCGATTTTGTTCTTCATGGCCGGGCTGTCGGGGCTGGCGTTGTTTCATCCGTCGATGTTCTGGCTGACCCACCTGTTTGGCGGTGGGCCGTGGACGCGGATTCTGCACCCGTTCATGGGCGTGGCGATGTTCGTGTTGTTCCTCGGGCTGGTGTTCAATTTCTGGCGCGCCAACGTCTTCATCGCCAATGACCGGCAGTGGCTGCGGCGCATTGATCGGGTGCTGGTCAATGACGAAGAATCCGTGCCGCCGGTTGGCAAGTACAACGCCGGGCAGAAGTTGCTGTTCTGGACTTTACTGCTGTGCATGCTGGCGTTGCTGTTCACCGGGCTGGTGATCTGGCGCGCCTGGTTCAGTGCGTATTTCGGCATCAGCGTGATCCGCTGGTCAATGCTGCTGCATGCCCTGGCCGGGTTTGTGCTGATTCTGAGCATCATCATTCACATCTACGCCGGGCTGTGGATCAAGGGTTCGGTCGATGCAATGATGCACGGCTGGGTCAGCCGTGCCTGGGCGAAGAAACATCACGCACTCTGGTACCGCGACATCACCCGCGATGAACGTAACCCGGACGTGCCGGAGCGACCGATCACCAAAAAGGGCTGACCTTTGCCAACCATTCTCGAACCCGGACAAATCGAAGCGGCGGCCAGTTCGCCGCCGTTTCTGCACCTGCCGCCGCACACTCTGTTCACCCTGCGCGCTCAACGTCTGGAGCAATTGGCCGAAGGGCATCCGCTGGCTGACTATTTACGCTTGATCGCCGGTTTATGCCGGGCGCAGCAACAAGTGCTGGATGATCCGCCCTCAACAGAAACCGTCGATCAGCAACGCCTTGAGCTGTGTCAGCAGCACGGCATGCCGCCGTTCGCTGCCGATACCCTGGTGCGCGAAGATGACTGGCAAGTCTGGCTGGACGCTTTGCTGCAAGGCTATACGCCGCCGGAGCAGCCCGCCGTGGTCGACGCGCTCACCACGCTGCGCAGCGCGAGTTCCGGCCAATTGCGGGTCTGGGCGGTGGCGCTGGTCAGCGGCCAATATTCAATGGTGCCGGCGGCGCTGGTGCCATTTTTGGGCGCGGCGTTGCAAGCGGCATGGAGCCATTGGCTGCTCAGCGTGCCCAATCTGCAACTGACTCCCGGCAACAGCCTCGGCCAATGCCCGGCCTGTGGATCGCCCGCCATGGCCGGGGTGATCCGCCATCGCGGCAAGCACAACGGTCTGCGTTATCTGGTGTGTTCGCTGTGCGCCTGTGAATGGCATGTGGTGCGGGTCAAGTGCGTGTATTGCGAGTCGAGCAAAGGCCTCGATTACCTGAGCCTTGAGGACGATCGCCACGCCGCCAATCAGGCGCCGCTGCGCGCGGAAGTCTGCCCGAGCTGTAACACCTATCTGAAACTGCTTTATCTGGAGAACGATGCCGACGGCGAGGCATTGTCGGCGGATCTCACCAGCCTGCTGCTCGACATGCGCCTGGCCCAGGACGGCTTTCAGCGTCTGGCGCCGAATCTGTTGCTGGCGCCGGGAGACGAATGAGCACAGCGTCTACACTCCTACAAAATCTGTGGAAGCGGCAGCGTGCTGGCGCTTCTTGTGGGAGGGGGCTTGCTCCCGAAAGGGCCGTGTCAGTGACCTCATCAGAGGCTGATTCACCGCCTTCGCGAGCAAGCCCGCTCCCACAGGTCCGGTTATGTCTGGCGATTTTTTTGTGGGAGGGGGCTTGCTCCCGAAGAGGCCGTGTCAGTGACCTCATCAGAGACTGACTCACCGCCTTCGCGAGCAAGCCCGCTCCCACAGGTCCGGTTATGTCGGGCAATTTTTTGTGGGAGGGAGCTTGCTCCCGAAGGGGCCGTGTCAGTTGCATCATCAGAGGCTGATTCACCGCCTTCGCGAGCAAGCCCGCTCCCACAGGTTTGACGGTGTGCTGTACCTGGACACCGGACAGTCTTTTGTTTTCGGGAGTGGCTGATGTCTGCGAGCAGTGCCCTGCGTTTACCTTCCATTGATGGTTTGTTGCGTCACCCGGCGTGCCTGCCGCTGCTCGATCGCTATGGTCGTGAGGCGTTGTTGAGCCGTTTGCGGCAGTTGCTGGATGAACTGCGTTCAGACGTGTTGAGCGGGCAATTGTCGGCCGTTGAAATCAGTCCCGAAGTGCTCGCCGGCCGCGTCAGTGAGCGCTTGGCCCAGCAACAGCGCAGCAACGTGCGCCGGGTGTTCAACCTGACCGGTACGGTGCTGCACACCAATCTGGGGCGGGCGCTGCTGCCGGACGAAGCCATCGAAGCCGTGCAAATGGCGGCGCGTTATCCGCTCAATCTGGAGTTCGATCTGGCCAGCGGCAAGCGCGGCGATCGTGACGATCTGATCGAAGGCCTGATCCGCGAACTGACCGGCGCCGAAGCCGTCACCGTGGTCAACAACAATGCCGCTGCGGTGCTGCTGACGCTCAACAGCCTTGGCGCGCGCAAGGAAGGCATCATTTCTCGCGGTGAGCTGATCGAGATCGGCGGCGCCTTTCGCATCCCCGACATCATGGCCCGCGCCGGCGTGCGTCTGCACGAAGTCGGCACTACCAATCGCACCCATGCCAAGGACTACGAGGCGGCAATCAGCCCGCGCAGCGGTTTGATCATGCGCGTGCATGCGAGCAATTACCGCATCGAGGGTTTCACCGCGAGCGTGCCCACAGCTGAATTGGCTGAGTTGGCCCATCGGCATGGCTTGCCGCTGCTGGAGGACCTGGGCAGCGGCAGTCTGCTGGACCTCACGCGGTGGGGCTTGCCGGCAGAACCGACGGTGCGTCAGGCGCTGCTCGATGGCGCAGACATCGTCACCTTCAGCGGCGATAAGTTGCTCGGCGGGCCGCAAGCCGGGTTGATTGTCGGGCGCAAAGAATTGATCGCGAAGATCAAGAAAAACCCGCTGAAGCGCGCGTTACGGGTCGACAAACTGACGCTGGCCGCACTGGAAGCGGTGCTCGGTTTATATCGCGATCCCGATCGGCTGGCCGAGCGCTTGCCCAGTTTGCGCCTGCTGACCCGTCCGCAAGCCGACATCTTCGCGCAGGCCGCTCGTTTGCAACCGGCGATGGCGCAGGTCTTGGGTGAGCCATGGCAGGTCAGCGCGGTTCAGGCATTGGGCATGATCGGCAGCGGCAGCCAACCGGTGGCGCGGTTGCCGAGTGCCGCCCTGTGCCTGCGTCCGCAGGTGTCCAAACGCTTGCGCGGGCGCTGCTTGCTGAACCTCGAAGCGGCGTTGCGGGCCTTACCCATTCCGGTGCTCGGGCGCATTGACGACGACGCGCTATGGCTGGACTTACGCCAACTCGACGATGAACCGGCGTGGCTGACGCAACTGCCGCACTTGCAGGTCGCTCAGTGATCGTCGGCACGGCAGGGCACATCGACCACGGCAAGACGTCGCTGCTGCAAGCCCTGACCGGGCAAACCGGCGACCGTCGCCCGCAGGAACGCGAGCGCGGGATGACCATCGACCTGGGTTATCTCTACGCCGAGCTGGAAGCGGGGGCGGGTTTGACCGGGTTCATCGATGTGCCGGGCCACGAAAAATTCACCCACAACATGCTCGCCGGCGCGCATGGCATCGATCTGGTGTTGCTGGTGGTTGCCGCCGATGACGGCGTGATGCCGCAGA from Pseudomonas baetica includes the following:
- a CDS encoding DUF6124 family protein; translation: MIKPTPNPPEIDPASPYESLDSKKLHEAADRALDHYLCPPGSTPPRKTRGMYAATADTKNEELLLDAFETLASAKTIAHDFARLLPAPQRRTVLGIAQLIMLGELAVNRVLNYLELPS
- a CDS encoding cation:proton antiporter, with the protein product MTFVVWVAVLGAVLLTLALTSSYLRWMPVTTSAVCLLLGIGIGPGGLDLLKLSVDSASVWMEHLTEVAVLFSLFVCGLKLRLPLRDKRWRIAFGLAGPVMVLTIVGVCALLHWGLQLPWGPSLLIGAILAPTDPVLAALVQVNDARDVDSVRFGLSGEAGLNDGIAFPFVLLGMLMLDGSGHPGLWLSWVMHALLWAVPAGLLSGYWMGRGIGRLTLSMRLRNDDSTLSPNDYLALALIALAYVVAESIGGYGFLSVFAAGLGLRQVEVSSTGASEPPAEHLVQPVVGHQNVEPQHAVHGDTERLQDSQVAAGIMMGDMLSFGGLVERAMEVFLVTLLGVLLVTHWDWRALLVGGVLFCVIRPVCVTLMPWGSLLEGRQRLLIGWFGIRGIGSLFYLFYALNHGLSDSVATLCTDITLSVVALSILLHGISTQPILARYEKRKNQQR
- a CDS encoding glucose 1-dehydrogenase produces the protein MTAYPKPPFPAQAQAVPGSQRKMEPYPDCGEQSYVGSGRLAGKIALITGGDSGIGRAVAIAFAREGADVAVAYLNEHEDAKETARWVEQAGRQCLLLPGDIAQKAQCQALVDQTVERFGRIDVLVNNAAFQMTHENFEDIPDDEWVMTFDVNITAIFRLCQAAIKHMRPGASIINTSSINSDMPKPTLLAYATTKGAIANFTGGLAQMLGPKEIRVNCVAPGPIWTPLIVSTMPDDEVQNFGAETPLGRPGQPVEVAPIYVLLASDEASYITGQRYGVTGGKPML
- a CDS encoding MalY/PatB family protein — translated: MTFDFDQVFDRHHTGSTKWSRYSADVLPMWVADMDFAAPPVVIEALQQRLLHPLVGYSVPQDNLREAIVADLWNKFAWKVEPQELIFLPGVESGFNMALKALVQPQQNVVVQVPNYPPLRHAPGHWGLNKVELEFVAQPDGTYATPLDTLGESLKGGGALLLSNPHNPLGKVFDREELQAVADICVAQDAWIISDEIHAELCFDGRVHIPTASLSPEIAQRTITLMSASKAYNIAGLKTSFMIIQDAALRERVNHARCGMVDSVNPLGMEATRVAYREGAPWLAELKTYLQANRDYLVEAVRSRLPGVTLNVPQGTYLAWLDCSALDLANPQQFFLEQAKVGLSAGLDFGDQHQQFVRLNFGCPRALLEEGIARMERALANR